One Streptomyces sp. NBC_00193 DNA window includes the following coding sequences:
- a CDS encoding XRE family transcriptional regulator, giving the protein MSEISDSLDRADEQNFTRPIPNSAGAQIRYLVKQLKSTKAVADLLAISRRTVERYVKDQIKQPKPALSARLEREVRRRWQPLVRKRARDKAAKQTGLVIETRARFGFSAAPGTTDDGRMRRITQHLPPEYASRLFSAHEAGATEAQLRGITAEGLQEIYFKDNGARAQGLLVEFTDIDYVELNF; this is encoded by the coding sequence ATGTCCGAGATCAGCGACAGCCTCGACCGCGCCGACGAGCAGAACTTCACCCGCCCCATCCCCAATTCCGCGGGCGCCCAAATCCGGTACCTGGTCAAGCAACTCAAATCGACCAAGGCCGTGGCCGACCTCCTCGCCATCTCCCGGCGCACCGTCGAGCGGTACGTGAAGGATCAGATCAAGCAGCCCAAGCCGGCCCTCTCCGCCCGCCTGGAGCGCGAGGTACGCCGCCGCTGGCAGCCCCTGGTCCGCAAGCGCGCCCGCGACAAGGCCGCGAAGCAGACCGGCCTGGTCATCGAGACCCGCGCCCGCTTCGGCTTCAGCGCCGCCCCCGGCACCACCGACGACGGCCGGATGCGCCGCATCACCCAGCACCTCCCCCCGGAGTACGCCTCCCGCCTCTTCAGCGCCCACGAGGCCGGAGCCACCGAAGCCCAGCTCCGCGGCATCACGGCCGAAGGCCTCCAGGAGATCTACTTCAAGGACAACGGCGCCCGCGCTCAGGGCCTCCTCGTCGAGTTCACGGACATCGACTACGTGGAGCTCAACTTCTGA
- a CDS encoding ParB/RepB/Spo0J family partition protein produces MSKADKLGVSSSFARAQPVGVSSRRAAIAEATGAPTSGVVPPSEVPIEALAHNPFNLREDLTELEELAASLTVRGQLQPLAVATRMAFMEAHPGNADGLGRAPYVVIDGNRRLAAAQRAGLRTMQIHVNDSLASSAADILESALIANVHRVDVAPMDQARALQELVEVHGSQAQVAKRLGKTPAWVSQRLTLLNLTPELQDKVETGELKVEPARRIGRLPQEHQASAAEEAVNAVNPPRQRTRPNPAPTPEPDPSLSPSPSPRRITITADSPDTIADALTAHLTPDDLKAVTELLLTRI; encoded by the coding sequence ATGAGCAAGGCCGACAAACTCGGAGTCTCGAGCTCCTTCGCCCGCGCCCAGCCCGTCGGCGTCAGTTCCCGCCGCGCGGCCATCGCCGAAGCCACCGGCGCCCCGACCTCCGGCGTGGTCCCGCCCTCGGAGGTCCCGATCGAGGCCCTCGCCCACAACCCCTTCAACCTCCGCGAGGACCTCACGGAGCTCGAAGAGCTGGCCGCGTCCCTCACGGTCCGGGGCCAGCTCCAGCCCCTGGCCGTCGCCACCCGCATGGCCTTCATGGAGGCCCACCCCGGCAACGCCGACGGCCTGGGCCGCGCCCCGTACGTGGTCATCGACGGCAACCGGCGCCTGGCCGCGGCCCAGCGCGCCGGCCTTCGCACCATGCAGATCCACGTCAACGACTCCCTCGCCTCCTCGGCGGCGGACATCCTGGAGTCGGCACTCATCGCCAACGTCCACCGCGTGGACGTGGCCCCCATGGACCAGGCCCGAGCCCTCCAAGAACTGGTCGAGGTCCACGGCTCCCAGGCCCAGGTCGCCAAGCGCCTCGGCAAGACGCCGGCCTGGGTCTCCCAGCGCCTGACCCTCCTCAACCTCACCCCGGAACTCCAGGACAAGGTCGAGACCGGCGAACTCAAGGTGGAACCGGCCCGCCGCATCGGCCGCCTCCCCCAGGAGCACCAGGCGTCCGCCGCAGAGGAAGCCGTTAACGCCGTTAACCCCCCACGCCAACGCACCCGTCCGAACCCGGCCCCCACCCCCGAGCCCGACCCCTCCCTCTCCCCCTCCCCTTCCCCCCGCCGCATCACCATCACGGCGGACTCCCCGGACACGATCGCGGACGCCCTCACGGCCCACCTCACCCCGGACGACCTGAAGGCGGTGACAGAACTCCTCCTGACCCGCATCTGA
- a CDS encoding helix-turn-helix transcriptional regulator, which produces MPNAHENEQTTLFAAVDALLEEAAAQDALPHPDERKRLREAAGLSQDQIAQALSVRRETVTSWETGRTAPRPPKRAAYARLLNGLADLHGINAVNTPQPPAPQATAVQAAAPHAAAGQAAAPHVAAGQLSVPQATAGQVAAPQAAAGQVAAPQAAAGQVATGQLPAPQVAAEQSAAPQAAVPQATTPQVAAPQATTPQVAAPQATTPQVAAPQATTPQVAAPQATTPQVAAPQATAPQVAAPMTAAPQATASAPAAGQPAPGQATAPQPTPPHPATPQARAEGAGPTPSAAAPVNGVNAVNAAPHTGAAGPEAAPPQPGPGAEPQFREGAGRGTAPQGPTRTTPTTRTTPTTPTTPTKPTPHPSPRATAPWPYSTAQERPTPPTAQS; this is translated from the coding sequence ATGCCCAACGCGCACGAAAACGAACAGACCACGCTCTTCGCCGCGGTCGATGCCCTGCTGGAAGAGGCCGCGGCCCAGGACGCCCTCCCGCACCCGGACGAGCGCAAGCGCCTCCGCGAGGCCGCGGGCCTGAGCCAGGACCAGATCGCCCAGGCCCTGTCCGTCCGCCGCGAAACGGTCACCTCCTGGGAAACGGGCCGCACGGCCCCCCGCCCCCCGAAGCGCGCCGCCTACGCCCGCCTCCTCAACGGCCTGGCAGACCTCCACGGCATTAACGCCGTTAACACCCCCCAGCCCCCCGCCCCTCAGGCCACCGCAGTGCAGGCTGCCGCCCCCCACGCTGCCGCCGGGCAGGCTGCTGCCCCACATGTTGCTGCGGGGCAGCTCTCCGTACCGCAAGCCACCGCGGGGCAGGTTGCCGCTCCCCAAGCTGCCGCGGGGCAGGTTGCCGCCCCGCAAGCTGCTGCGGGGCAAGTTGCCACAGGGCAGCTCCCCGCCCCGCAAGTTGCCGCAGAACAGTCCGCCGCCCCACAGGCTGCCGTTCCGCAGGCCACCACCCCGCAGGTTGCCGCCCCGCAGGCCACCACCCCGCAGGTTGCCGCCCCGCAGGCCACCACCCCGCAGGTTGCCGCCCCGCAGGCCACCACCCCGCAGGTTGCCGCCCCGCAGGCCACCACCCCGCAGGTTGCCGCCCCGCAGGCCACCGCCCCGCAGGTTGCCGCGCCGATGACGGCCGCCCCACAGGCCACCGCATCAGCGCCGGCCGCAGGGCAGCCCGCCCCAGGCCAGGCCACCGCACCGCAGCCCACTCCCCCTCACCCCGCCACCCCCCAGGCCCGCGCCGAAGGCGCCGGGCCCACCCCCAGCGCCGCCGCACCCGTTAACGGCGTTAACGCCGTTAACGCCGCCCCCCACACCGGGGCCGCCGGCCCCGAAGCCGCACCCCCGCAACCGGGGCCTGGGGCGGAGCCCCAGTTTCGGGAAGGGGCGGGGAGGGGAACAGCCCCGCAGGGCCCCACCCGCACCACCCCCACTACCCGCACCACCCCCACCACCCCCACCACCCCCACCAAGCCCACCCCCCACCCCTCCCCGAGGGCAACGGCCCCCTGGCCGTACTCGACGGCGCAGGAAAGGCCCACGCCGCCCACGGCGCAGTCCTGA